The Pseudomonas sp. DG56-2 genome contains a region encoding:
- the rplA gene encoding 50S ribosomal protein L1: MAKLTKRQKAIASKLEAGKVYNFEDAAVLLAELSTVKFSESFDIAVNLGVDPRKSDQVVRSATVLPHGTGKTVRVAVFTQGPAAEAALAAGADRVGMDDLAAEMKAGDLNYDVVIASPDAMRVVGQLGQVLGPRGLMPNPKVGTVTPDVATAVKNAKAGQVRYRTDKNGIIHTSVGKIGFEAGKLKENVEALIADLKRIKPASSKGIYVKRVTLSTTMGPGLVIDQGSLNA, from the coding sequence ATGGCTAAGCTGACTAAGCGCCAAAAGGCCATTGCTTCGAAGCTCGAAGCTGGCAAAGTCTACAACTTCGAAGACGCAGCAGTGCTGCTGGCCGAACTGTCCACCGTGAAGTTCAGCGAGTCCTTCGACATTGCTGTCAACCTCGGCGTTGACCCACGTAAATCTGACCAGGTTGTTCGTAGCGCTACTGTGCTGCCACACGGCACTGGCAAGACTGTACGTGTTGCTGTCTTCACCCAGGGTCCAGCTGCTGAGGCCGCTCTGGCTGCCGGCGCTGACCGTGTAGGTATGGACGATCTGGCTGCTGAAATGAAAGCCGGCGACCTGAACTATGACGTCGTTATTGCTTCCCCGGACGCAATGCGTGTTGTAGGTCAGTTGGGTCAGGTTCTGGGTCCTCGTGGCCTGATGCCTAACCCGAAAGTTGGTACCGTGACTCCCGACGTAGCTACCGCGGTTAAAAACGCCAAGGCTGGTCAGGTTCGTTATCGCACCGACAAAAACGGCATCATCCACACCTCCGTTGGCAAAATCGGCTTTGAAGCCGGCAAGCTGAAGGAAAACGTTGAAGCCCTGATCGCTGACCTGAAGCGTATCAAGCCAGCTTCTTCGAAAGGTATCTACGTTAAGCGCGTTACCCTGAGCACCACCATGGGTCCAGGCTTGGTCATCGACCAAGGCTCGCTGAACGCGTAA